The genomic window AATCCAAATAAGCCCAGAACACATTGTAGAAAGTCCCACGAGACataatcaaaggccttttccgcagcGAATCCCATCAGGATAGGATCTGCAAAGGAACCACGCTTGCAAAGATCCAGTAATAAAAGAATCCACCTGACATTGGTACTGGAGCATCGTCCCTTAACAAATCCCACCTGGCCAGGAGAAATCAGGCAAGACATTCTATCTGCTAATCTATTAGCTAATAGTTTTGCATAAATCTTGATATACACATTCAATAGAGAGGTAGGGCGATAGGAAGAAACCAGTTGTGGATCCCGCCCCTGTTTGGGAAGAACAACAATGTACCCCAATTTTTATGTTTCTGGCATCACACCAGACTGAATCTTTGCAGTGAACAAATTCTTCAGACTGGCAGTCACTGATGTTAACAGCACCTTATAAAAATACACTGTAAAATCTATCAAGCCCTGGTGCTTTAAAATTTGGGAGAGCTTGGTTTACTGATGTGATCTCCAACACTTTAATAGAACTATTAAGGAATTCCAATTGTGATGGAGTTAAAGAAGGAACCTTGACCTTCTCCATAAACTGGTTCCTAACTgagatgttttctttttctgctgtatATAATGATTCATAGTATTCCCGAAAGAGCGCACTGATGCCCTGATTCGTAGTAGCCAAATTCCCCCTTTTCAAATGCAAACCAGAAACAAAAGCAGACTTACGGTCCCCTCTAATCAAGTTTGCAAGCAGTTTTCCCATTCAGTTTCCATACAAAAACAATTTATGTTTCAAAGATAGCAAAGAGGAGGTAGCTTTTTTGTGTAAACTGTCATTCAGTAACTTACAAATAGAAAACAAACTGAAGTCTAATCATCTCAGAAGGTTGAACCAGTAACTCCCATTTCAACCTATTGAATTTCCAAGATCTCATGGAGCTTCCCGTCAGAGATGGTGTCAGTGAATCCCACAAAGCGCAGGTTAGACTGATGGGAACGATTTTCTAAATCATCGATTTTAGCTTTATGTGTTTTGACCAATTTTTCAAGTTTGTCCACCTTGGCAGTCAATGAAAGCATATCATCTTCCACAAGGCCAACCCGGCCCTCTGTAGTTTCCAAGCGCATGTGAGATTCAGATGGGGAACTTTTAAGGTCCACGATTTGTGCTGAAAGATCATCAAAATGGGGACACACGAGCGGTCACTATTGCGGAGATAAGATCTGCTACAACAGCATCAGTGAgcattgccgttgaagcaggtTCCATCACAGCGGCCATCTTCCCCTCCAACGTATAtggcttctccttctcctttttaGTCAAATGGGTAGACATACCTCTGTAGTGCACCTCCTACCACTGCCACTATGATACGGAGCCACCACTGAAGAAAGGCTATGATCCAGAGGGAAGGCACCTAGAGCACTTCAGGAAGACTACCCTACATTGCTGCTACTCTCTGGTCAATTCTGCCGCCCATTAGCCAGCCAGTAGGCTGCATGAGGAGACGGAACCAGTAACTAGAGTAAAAGACGAGCAGCCAGAGTTGCAGGGGGAGGCGGGAGTTGTAGCAAGAAGACAGAAGCACTTCTTTACTGCTTTCCCCAGCAGCATGGAGCTCTCAGCTCCCAATCTCCAGGAGTGCAAGAGACAATAGTGGGAGTGCTCAAGCATCCTCAGAGCTGGTTACTATGCTTGGCTGTGACACTAAAAACCTTAACAaagaaaattgaccacatttttGGAAGGCAAAGAAATTAGTGGGTTAAAGTATGTAGTTAGTGTCTGAGAAAAAGTGCTGATCCAGAAACTTGCCAATCGCCGTATTTGGAGTTAGGAAGGAAATTTTTTTACTGCTTCCCAATCAGTACAAATtcatagggtttttttttgctttctgtatatagagggagctatTGAACAGTTGGAATGTTGAGTTTGATGAGcctctggtcttctttcaacctAATTGTGTAACTAACATCTTGTGTTTTTGATCAAAAGTATTTTTGTGGTCatgaattatataaataaatgcaagGTCCTTTTCTGTGGGGCTGGGAACAGGGAGCACCACAGAGCAGACTCAATTTGTAAGCAATTTATTAACGTGATACGAATTACACTAAAATAATAATTAGACAATAAACAAGTTGTAGATGAAACCTTTGTATTGGACTAACCATACCTTGTGACCAGCTTTTAAGTTagttcccttcatcaggtcagtacACAATTGAACTAAAGGTGATGATATCCTTCTGGCACAATTTACTGCATCGTATGTTCCAAGGGCAGCCTGCCTGGAAGTATCCCAGAAGATCCAAGAGATTTGCACGTGCAGGCAGATTTACCAATATGCTTACTCCTTAGGCCTTCCAGAGGCCCACTTCAGATTTAATGTCTCATCCTATTTGCCCACTTCGGCACTATACTGTGACAACTTGCAGCTAGGATGGTTGAAAGCATTTAAGGAAGGTATTATGGGTAGAACATGCATTGGCATTGAGTATCTCCTACTAGTTTGGGGAGATAATGTACTTTGTACAGTTTGGTAGTCTCTTTTACTATTAGCAAATTTATCATTTTATGCTtttggacaattttgttttttgcattacATTTCTCAGTAGACTTTCCTTTAATTGAAAAGTGATAATATGGATTCTCATGTTGgtttttctttgccttcttttgcAGGTTATATCTCTATGAGTGCAGGTGCTGATAGAATGAGAGGTTGCAAACCAGACATCTGCAACACTGCCACGTGCCATGAAAAGCTGATTCTCGGAGAAACTCTGCCGCTCCACTAGTGTTGTCAGCACATCTTCCACTTAAAGCACTTTTTATGTTAATTCAAGGGAATGGTTTTAAATTCTCAAAACAATACGCCATCTGTGAATAGAACTTTTACCTCTGAATGATTAACCACAAAAGGCATTATCGCTGAATTAGTGTTGTGGGCTTCCTTAGTAAGTGCATTCTGGGACTTTATGACACTGCTATTGGTGGGAATGAGTTATGTGTAAaatggagaggaagagaaaaggaaatgTCACTCCTTTCCAAAGACTTTTATAAAGTAACATAGTATCTCCATATAGGCAATGGGGCTGCGCAAAGCCATGTATTTAGTTACCGTATATATTCTGCACCACTATAGTACCCCACTCTCTGTGGCAGTTTGTAGGAGAGAGTAATGATGCACAGGACAGTCTGATCTGTGGCATTTTGGGATGATAGAGTGAATCACTTCAGAATGTTGCAGAGTCAGTGGTTCTCAGCATTTCCATTGGGGAACTAGGACCagtattaataaataaattccttaCAAGGTAAATTGTAAGGTTCTGGTTTTCTGAGCATGACAGTGACCATCTAGCTCCAGCTATAGGGAGCAGGTGAACCCAGTCCTGggttttcagttcttctgaatcatagTTTCAGCATGAAAATTTCACAGAATGCTTGAAACAGGAGTTGAAAAACCAGGTCTGACTCACTCCTTCCTTATGACCTGCAGCTAGATGGTCACCCTTGAAGATTCAATTAGAGAAGAGAAATGCTTTAAATGTATTTAGACCGAAAAATATTTTTGATTTCCCAGTACTTCGAATGTAAGCTATCTAGCTATCTGTGGAACCCAGCTGAACTTGGAGACCTCTGAATTGAGCAAAACATTTCTTTAACCTGCAAACCTCAGTTATTTTCCTGGCAAGCACAAATGTTACAGGAGGTTAATACAAACCAGATATTGAAACACTTGTTGTATTGAAATCATTATCCTTGTgttaatttttctaaaaatgaaTCCAGTCTCAGATTTAGTTTTGTGTATTAGCAAGTTTTATCACAATGGCTAAGAGGCTTTGCTAGGAGTGACTATGCTGAATGAATGTCTCTGGTCAGTGCAGGTATTCTTTTTGAAATGTCTTTATTTACTGTGTTGTAGTTTTGGTTGGTATCTTTGTTGTTCTGtgattatttttctttgtatttttgtgTAAAACAAGAAAATATCAAATAGCTGTTTTAGAGGTTGTATTTGAAATCTAAGAAATCTGCTGCTAATCTAGCAGTAAAGTGGAAGGATTTAAATGAAGGTGTTTTGTTTGCCACTTGGGGTCTGTATTCATGTGTATGTGGCTGTATCTTGATGATCTGGTTTTGTGTAATACTCCTGTAACCTTTCCAATCTTCCTCAGGTTTATTGTCCCTTGTCTCGGGCTCATGTTGTATGTGTGGGTGATGCTATTTAAACACATTAACtggacaaaaagaaaaatgtgactACTATATGTAATTTTCCTTATCCTTACTGAAGTGTGGTTAAGGGGAGACAAGGATTTGTCTAAGTGAAGCTTATGTGCACCATAGGACTTGTAATCGGGTTTTGTTGCACTCATTTTCTCTTGTGTACATTAAATATCTGTTTTTATGTCTGCAGTGACTTCTATTTTTATTAAGTAAATGAGTAGTGTTTGATAAATAATTTCATTAGTTTTGTTAAGTTATAGTATGTCTGTTGGTGTTGGCTCTGTGACTAGTTTGTTTGTTTGATACCTGGAGGCAGATTCTCAGGCAATTTCTTGATTGAGTTGCACTCACTGTCCAGGCCAGAAGCTGGAAATTATTAGTGGATGCCGGGGCACGACCTCCCACAGTTGGCAGAAAATGAGCACAGCTAAGCTGCTGCACTGAGCATTTATGACGGCCATTAAACTTACTCGATTAGATAGTGTTCTTTGCTCCTTTCTGATTTGGTGTGTCTACAAAGTAAATGAGAAGAATAGCAGTTCTGTGATTGGCATATCTAAAGTGTACCTAAAAGGCTGCTTTTGTTTTAATGATTGCTTGCTTGGAGGAAATTATTCCTCCCTATAGTATCCAATAAAATGTGTTGAACTTATACTGGCCGAAGTCCTGCAGATGGCATCTTTTTCCTATAAGGCAATCATCCAGAGATTAGCCCTCCTCACACACAAAGGATGATCAGCCTGATACAGTATGAGCCCAACTCAAGGATGCGCTCTATTTCCCCTGTCAGACCAAAAAAGTGTGGCACATCCCCAGTCCCTCTCTATGCATAGCTATGTTAAAGTCAGATAAAAAGGTAAAGTCGATATTTACAATGTTCAGTAATTTTAGAATGTATAAAATACCTTCCATCTTAGTAGCTCTGTACCAGCTGTTGTGTTGGTAAGACCCTGCTGCAACATATTTTCTGCTTCACAATCTAATGCATTAAATCAGTTTTGAGAATGTACATTTTGCACTAAGGCTAAAGAAATCCAAGGGCCACATTGCAAATGTTTTTATACTAACCTCAAAGTAATTTTTCAGTTATTGGGGGGAAAAGAGTtgctttgttttcagtttgggGGAGGACATattttatatatgtgtatgtgctgTATAACAAATAattgtgaaataaaaataaactgctCTAGAATACTGAAGGAGGTAGTCTGACAAAATTCGTTTGCCTTACCTTACACATGAATTGACAAGATGCAGCTATTGCCATGAGCCCAGACAGGACTCTGTTCTGAAGCTGTGGAAGTGTACCATTGTCTTCCATGGCTTCTGTTGAATAGAGCAGTACTTACTATCTGAAAACCTATTACTGGAATCTCTCAGATTCCCATGTAGGTCATGTGCAACATGTTCTGCAGTCCAGGAATCATCATATTTAGAGGGTTTATCTTTTTTTTCAAAGGGAGTCCTTGGGATGGCCTTTTGTTGGTGCATCACATGTATTATAttatttgtaaaacaaaaataaatgcttGAAATGCCCATCTTTATTGTTAAACATATCAAATGTTTTTATGATGCATTTACTGGAAATCTTTGTTATGCAAATTACAAAATTGTTTgattaaaattattcaaaattaaatCATGTGCTTGTGTATAAATCATTGATTGAAAGGGGGTGATAAATAGAAAGAGTTATGTTATCtgggatactaaaaaaaaaaaaaaaaaagcttcagatAATCAATACAAACTGAAATCACAAGAGTCTTAGGGGatctttcattttaatttttgtcaCATGAGCTGTTAGTTTTGTGGTTTAATACATACAGTTCATGCGTTTCTACTCTGTATATAAGTGAAATTTAAGAGATTTGTTCTCGGCTTTTAGTGCAGTCACCTATTTTCATATTATTGTAGGACTTTATTTGTATAGAGTCACTACTAGCTTCCAAGTTATTAGCCTAAAGCTTCTTAAATATTTTCACCAATTATGTTTTACCTTGACTTGAACTTTAAGTCTGAAAGAAAATTGATATATGATGAAATCCTTCCATCCTGACACGAGTGGACCCAAACCGCAGCTTTGAACTGCTTTTCAAGGCCAATTCATTCAGCTTGCTAAACTTCACCAAAAATACAAGTAGCATCAGTATTATATCTGTGCTCTTGCTTTGTTTTCCAATTCATGTTTTGTGGTGTCAAAACTTTATGCCAACAGCTGAAATATTTACTATTCCCATCTTTACACTACCCCCAAACATCCTACTGCATGCATTTgatctctgtttttgttttgttccgAGGATGGAGAGGTAGAAAAGGGATAACCGGGACCATCATAGTATTTGCAGCTGTACAATTGATCGCAACAATAATATCTAAAACTGTCTGTATGACATGCACATCACCATTTTATTCTACAAATTGATATATTCTATTATTCAAAAATACAAACACATTGtgttatgctttaaaaaaaaacaaacaccaagaCCTGACGACAGAGACTTGCATCTAGTGGCTTTGTACTTTCAGTTGTGAGTGCAGAgctttttatatgtattttcatTGTGAAATTTTTGTAGGTACTTTACTAGGGGGGGCTATCTGCTCTTCATAACATTTTAAATCTAACATAGATGAAAGGCAACAAATAAATGTTGGAAAGTAAGGAGCATTTTCAAAACAAGTTAGTTTTGCCCATTTGTAATTTTGAAATAGTCGATTTCCTAAGGAATGCTTCTGACCAATTAGTAGACAAAACTTTAAGCTTTAGAAGACAATTTCTTAGCGAGctataatttggggggggggggggggtgattaagTTTGTAGTTTGTCTCACTTTTGGAACGGGCTCtttcatgaaagaaaaaaaaaaagactatcacACGTTAGGGAGAAGCGAGGGAAGCTAGACCCCAGCTGAATTTCCTCATGCTTCAGTTATAACAAAGGTGAGACCCAAATGAATTACTTCACTTTCTATGGAGATGAGTAAAACTATCACCCGCTTTCACGTCCTGAAATCCTACCCCCGCAGCCAAAAATACTTACTGAAAAACCTGGCGAGATCAGCACGAGGCTTCAGGATGGAGGAGTTTACCCCATTGTATTCGCTACTTTCAAATGGCAATCGCGCAAAACAGTCACGAACACCTGTAGCTTGCATTAATTCGAGCTTTCAAACACACAACACCCAAAGAAAGCCCTGGCGTGTTTCAAACGGAAAAGAGAGGGTGAGTCTTAAACTGAATCTCTAATATTCTATATAAACTCAAAGTGGCACTAAAAAATGCCCTACGTTGTGTTGCATGAGATGTAAataataagcattaaaaaaaaaagatgtggaaTGTTTTAGATGGTTGGCTACTGAAGAATGACTTCCACTGAGAAACATCAGACAAAATAGCGAATGTGTAtttgaatttgaaaatattttatttgaatagTAAATAGTTACACAGTGGAAACAGTTCTATTGAAGCATTCTATAAAtaactaacatttaagaaaataatGTGTGTAGAAAAGAGATTGCATCTAAAAGAGCTGTCAATTTCACAAAGCTATATGCCCTCTTAAAGCAGAGGAAAGAGAAATAATATGGAATTCATTCAGAAATGTATAaaagttaaaacttttttttcagcAGTTCACTTTAGAAAATGATCAATCCCTAAAATACACAGTGAAATGTCATGAGTGGCAGGGACAAGCACACGAAAACAATATTCTCCATCAAATAATAGATTAATCTTCataattaatataaataaataaaataaataaatcaacatgTACAATTAGACAGAAACTTATGGATCGACCTCAAGTTTTTTAAACAAAAAGTTTACAGGTAATATTAAGGCAGTTTCTACAGCATATTCTGAAGatccaaggacaacaaattcAAGGCATTTGTGGCTATTCTAAAGacattatccttttttttttttttaatcaagcagtttgatttcttcacagaaaaatgTAAAGCCAAAATCCAGCAGTTCACAAGCCATAATAAAGCTAATCGTGTGTTATAATTCGGTTTACAGCCTGTGAAGTACAAAGACATTTCTCAAGAGTGACTTAAAACAACAACCCGTAggctacacatacacacacacacaaacggaGCAagagaaaagcgaggaagaaaaACAGTGTCTGAAGACCTTAAAAAACACACCAGGCAAAAATTGTTCCTTTTCAATGATTTGAAGAAACACTTTGAGCTACACAGGATACAAATAAGACGTGTACAGTTTTCTTTATATAAGTAAACCATGCCCCCTAGACGAAAGGGTCAActtgtaaatgtttaaaaaaaaaattactgtaaTACACATTGAGAACAAGATTTAACATATCAGACTTCACCACCAGTTCTGtttagaacaagaaaaaaaaaaccccactctgaTCATAAAACAGGTTCACAGTCTTCTAAATGGCAATGGTTCTACCAAGCAAAGGCACAGTTCTTGGGTCGGGCGGGCGGGCGGGCGCGCGCTTCGCCTAGCAGGCAGGGCGCACGGGCACCTGCAGCAGGATCACCTGCCTGTTCTCCGACGGGTGGCACTTGTTGATGTGCCGGGTGAGCCCCGGGGAGCTGTAGAAAGTGGCCGGGCAGTACTTACAGGGGAAGACCTGGGAGGAGTGCAGCAGGCGCAGGTGGCGCTCTTGGCCGCTCTTGCTGGGGAAGGGCTCGCCGCAGACCGGGCACGGGTGGCACTCGGGGGCGCTGGCGTTGAAAGGGCCGGGGCTCGGGCTGTCCCGCTGCCCGGCTTCCTTGCCTTTCTCCGCGCCCTCTGCCCTGGGGTAGGCCGGCGGCTCTTCCTTCCCCTTGCCGGACGGCGCCTGGTGCGCCAGCAGGTGCTTCCGCAGGTAAGCCTGGCGCCGGAACTTCTTGCTGCAGTGGTGGCACTCGTAGAGCCCCTCCTCGGAGCCCGATTCCGACGCCCCCCGGGCTGGGGGTGTCGCGATCGCTGCCGGGATGCTCCTTGGGCTCGCTGGCGCCGCTCTTGAGCTCCTCCTTGGCGCCGGGCAGGGAGGCGGGGGGCCGGGGCTTGTGCCAGCGGCGGTGCGAGGCCAGGTTGGCGGGGCAGCTGAAGACCTTGTCGCACTCGGGGCAGCGGTACTCCACGCGCACGATCCGCGAGCACTTGTGCTGCGCCAGGGAGAAGGGGTCGGCGTACTCCTCCTTGCACAGCTGGCAGATGAACTCGCCCAGGGGcttgctgccgccgccgccgccggcgGAGGGGGGCCGGGGCTTGGGCGGATCCACCGGGCCCTCCTTGATCTTCAGCCCCAGCACGGGGGAGGTGGTGACCTCGTCCTCGAAGTTGAGCTTGCGGATGGCTTTGGTTTTCTTGGCGGCCGGGGGCTTGTGCTGCTTGCGCTCCGGCTCGGCGGGGGGTCTCTTGCCGGGGTTCCTGAGGACGAGGCCGGCCTGCAGCTGGGCCGGGCCCCCGCCGCCGTTGCTGAGGGCGGGATGATGCTGCTGCTGGTGGTTATTGCTGCCGCCGTTTGAGGCTCCCGCGGCCGTGGAGGATCCGATCTTGAGCTCCGCCGCTGGGGCGAAGAGCAGGTGATCCATTGTGCCGAGCGCAGCCGGGGTGGGGAAGGACTCGGCCGACACCGGCGAGCCCAGGTTGAAGCTTCCGCTGTCGAAGAACTTCTTGTTGTGCTCTCGGCTGACGGGCCTGGTGGGGCTGTACAGCGCCGGGTACACCGACTCCGGGTCGCCGAACTGGATCGGGGGCCGGGGATCGCGCTGATGCTGCGGCGGCGGCGGGGCCGGCGAGCCCCGGAGCCGCTCGCCCTCCCCGCGGTCCGGGCTGGCAGAGGCGGGCAGGGGCCGGGGGGAGCCCGCGCGCGGGCAGCCGCCGGGGGCGAACAGCGCCAGCcgctcctcctcatcctcctcgcAGCGGACCCGGTACGAGATCGGCGTCGACTTCCTGCTCCTTTTCACCAGAAAGCCCCTGGGCATGTTGTGCGGCCGGGAGGGGGCGGCTCTGTGCgggagaagaggggggaggggggggggggtcgcctcTGTCCGGTCTCCGGCGCTCGCTACAGGTTCAGCCCCCCCGACCCCTGCCTGTCGTCCGCCGCAGCAGAACCAGCGCCACGACTCTCGGCTCCCCGGGCATGGCTGCCCGCTTTTTAAGAGGCGGTGGTCCCGCCCCCTGTCACCGCCGCCGCCAATGAGCGGCCTCCGGTCCCGTCTCTGGAGCCGGTCTGCGCTCccgggggaaggaggggaggggggggagcctCGGACTCCAGGAAAAGATGAAGAGGGAATGGGCAGagcctggaggggagggaggtgggggagacgGAGCAGATGTACCTGCGGGGGAGGGGAGCTGCAATATTAGCCGCGGCGGATTATCCGCACGCATCGTTTCACTCTGCCTGGCCTTGCTCCgagcgggcccccccccccccaaccccctgcACCTCCCCCGGGGCCGAGGCACACGCCGGGTCCCGCCCCCCCACGCTCCACTGCCTCTCCGGAGGCGGCAGCACGTGCCGGGCCCTTTGTGCCGCTGCCCCCGGGCGGGAGCGGGTGGGGGTGGAAATGTCCCTCATCCGCATGACAATGAGCAGCAGgggccggggggcgggggggggctgCCCGTCCCGGAGCAGCAGCGCAACAAAGGCGAAGGGACCGAAGTGTGGCAGGAGGATGAGGGGGGCCGCAAAGAAAGGAACCGCACGGCGCGAGCGCTCAGCCTGCTTCACAATTTGTCTTGgggtttttgtttgcttttttttttttttactcaaagcctGGAACTCACTGCTGCTCTGCTGCCTGTAAAGGGTGATGATAAAGTGGTTCAATGTAAAGTCAAATCATTGCAATAACTGAAGGTTAGGACTCTGGAGCGCGGAATAATattcacagactgaggagatgcgGGCTTGATggaaggggtttgtttttttttttaaagaggaaacTTGTCTAAAGTTCCTTTTCCAAATGAAGCCTTTACAAACGAGAGATCTCGGGTTAAGTTCCACTTTCctaccagaaagaaaaaaaaaaagataaaagaaagggTTGGGTGCACCCCCATTAAAGATGTGCGGGTCAAACAGTAAGCGCAGGAGAATGAGACTAGGAAAAGCGCCACCCTGACGGCTGTTGCTGCGCACGCTGCGTGCAAATGAATTTGTGCGCTCGCATTTGTGCTCCCGTTCGCCGTCCGGAGCCGAGGGAGAAAGATGcgtccataaataaataaataaagggcctGTCAGGAGCCGCACATTCTGCTCCCGGAGCCCTGCCCCTTTCACCTCTGGGAAGGAAATTAACCTCTTTCTATTGAAGGCCGATCTGCTGGGGAAGGAGAcgcgtgctggggggggggggggggggcgccacaTGGCTCCCTGAGCTCAGCGGCAGCAGCGGGGGAGAATCCTCGGAACCGAGCCCAGGCCCCGCAGCTCTCTAGCACCCGGGACCGGCTCGGGGTCGGGGCTTTCTGCCGCCATCGCCCCTCCTGCTCCCGACCCCGTAATAAAGATCGGGCCGAGCGCCACTTGTTACCCACGGCTGAGGAGCacggtgttcccccccccccccccggcccggtGCACCCcgttaccgccccccccccccctgcgaggCCCCTCTTACCCCGCCGGTTCTGCACCGCTCAGCCAGCGCTTCCTTTTGTTGTCTGCCCGCTAATAGTGAAGGCATTTGATTGCTTTCGGGAGGCtcggaggggttttttttgtttgttactgTTGCATCCATACCAGGGAAGGAAAacattccctctctctgtctTCTAGTTGTTGAATCTCCTTGATTTGAACAACACTTTCCTTAGTTCAACGGCCACAAGTTACAAAAGATCAGAATATAAACAGCAGACGTGTCagggtattattattattattattattattattttaaatgtagTTGAGGAAGTAGGCGAGGTGGacttgttaattgtaaagcaGAAGttttagattcaggagtaatGGATGAATGGACGGACGTCCTGGCCCTCAAGGATCCTCAGTCCAACTAATGTTACTTCCCGGCCCCTGGGATCCTCAGATTTATGTTACTCCTGAAGCCCTGACGAAGAGATTTGTGCTCCAAAGCCCTCTCCCTTTgacttgttgtttttttttaaccaattatattttattgttgctACAATTGTTGTCTTTTTATTTTCATCAACTGTTCCATTAGAACTGGGAAAACaaatgtgtgttttgtttttagccAAGGTCCACGGATAGTAAACGTCTGATCCCACCGGGAGCCTGTTGAAGAAGTCCTGTAAAGGGCCGGAGGTAGAAAGCGAAGGACTTCAGAGTCGTGCGGAGAATTCACCGAAATTAAATCTCTGCTCCCCCCCAAACTTTCGCTAGATCCCTAAAACCTGCTTCCCGTGCCTGCCTAACAAAGGAAAAATTTGTAACTTGCCAGCGAGGACCACTGTTAACTAATTTCACAACGGAAAACCCATCACATCCAAAGGCAAAGGAAGCAACAAAGCCACCAGCCCTGCTGAAGCACCGTGGCCTCTACCTGCTGCACGGGGCCTAAAGAACTGTATTCAGTTTTGCAAATATTTTGTATCGAAgaatttatttattcccatctaAATGGATTTTTCAGAGGGCACGGATCCCGAAGAAGCTTTCTGGCAAAACATTAAACGCCTCTGTTTGTGCTTTCTGAAGTAGTGAATAGATTTTGGTTAGGGGCTTTTGCCATTCTATTCTAAGAGTTTCATCTTATTTGGCTCTTCGTTTAGTTTTGATTCCCAGTTTAAGAAACGtgattttgagggggggggggggcggtgtcttCCCCGCCCTCTGCTCTCAGTCACTGTTTTCGGATGGGTTGTCACAGGCAGGGAAGGGACAAAATCCCTTTGGAACT from Rhinatrema bivittatum chromosome 3, aRhiBiv1.1, whole genome shotgun sequence includes these protein-coding regions:
- the INSM1 gene encoding LOW QUALITY PROTEIN: insulinoma-associated protein 1 (The sequence of the model RefSeq protein was modified relative to this genomic sequence to represent the inferred CDS: inserted 2 bases in 1 codon) gives rise to the protein MPRGFLVKRSRKSTPISYRVRCEEDEEERLALFAPGGCPRAGSPRPLPASASPDRGEGERLRGSPAPPPPQHQRDPRPPIQFGDPESVYPALYSPTRPVSREHNKKFFDSGSFNLGSPVSAESFPTPAALGTMDHLLFAPAAELKIGSSTAAGASNGGSNNHQQQHHPALSNGGGGPAQLQAGLVLRNPGKRPPAEPERKQHKPPAAKKTKAIRKLNFEDEVTTSPVLGLKIKEGPVDPPKPRPPSAGGGGGSKPLGEFICQLCKEEYADPFSLAQHKCSRIVRVEYRCPECDKVFSCPANLASHRRWHKPRPPASLPGAKEELKSGASEPKEHPGSDRDTPSPGGXSESGSEEGLYECHHCSKKFRRQAYLRKHLLAHQAPSGKGKEEPPAYPRAEGAEKGKEAGQRDSPSPGPFNASAPECHPCPVCGEPFPSKSGQERHLRLLHSSQVFPCKYCPATFYSSPGLTRHINKCHPSENRQVILLQVPVRPAC